A genomic window from Carassius carassius chromosome 29, fCarCar2.1, whole genome shotgun sequence includes:
- the irg1l gene encoding immunoresponsive gene 1, like: MVSHLFLVVERPAPEETVTSSFGRFIQSVQPRHLSPTVLQRSKRMVLDSIGVGLLGSTTDVFELALQHCQHMYAPDDVSFVYGRQGVKLSPTLSAFVNGVAAHSMDFDDTWHPATHPSGAVLPALLAITDMLHNNSKPSGLDFLTAFNVGIEIQGRLMRFSNEAHNIPKRFHPPSVVGTMGSAAACARLLSLDRSQCSNALAIAASLAGAPMANAATQSKPLHIGNASRLGLEAALLASRGLEASPLVLDAVPGVAGFSAFYEDYAPNPIASLEEHEHSFLIETQDIAFKRFPAHLGMHWIADAAAIVHKTLVGLKGGSISPNLVQDILLRVPLSKYINRPFPETEHQARHSFQFNACTALLDGEVSVQSFHPEALQRPELLGLLSRVRVEHPHDNPANFNIMYGEVEVTLASGDILRGRCDTFYGHWRNPLSQESLQKKFRSNAGAVLSNERVERLIEAVEGLDRLDDCKPLLAQLQ; this comes from the exons ATGGTTTCTCATCTGTTTTTAGTGGTGGAGCGTCCTGCCCCTGAGGAAACAGTGACCAGCAGTTTTGGCAGGTTCATTCAGAGCGTCCAGCCAAGGCATCTGTCACCAACCGTGCTGCAGCGCAGCAAACGCATGGTTCTGGACAGCATCGGCGTTGGGCTTTTGGGAAGCACCACTGATGTGTTTGAACTTGCCCTACAGCACTGCCAG CACATGTATGCTCCAGATGACGTCAGCTTCGTCTACGGGCGCCAAGGTGTGAAACTCTCTCCAACCCTCTCAGCGTTTGTCAATGGAGTAGCA GCTCATTCAATGGACTTTGACGACACTTGGCATCCCGCAACCCACCCCTCAGGAGCAGTACTACCTGCCCTCCTGGCTATAACCGACATGTTGCATAACAACAGCAAACCAAGTGGGCTTGACTTTCTAACCGCATTCAATGTGGGCATTGAAATCCAAGGTCGGCTGATGAGATTCTCCAACGAGGCTCACAACATCCCTAAGAG GTTTCATCCTCCCAGCGTGGTGGGCACTATGGGCAGCGCAGCGGCCTGTGCTCGTCTCCTCTCTCTGGATCGCAGTCAGTGTAGTAATGCCTTGGCCATTGCTGCATCTTTGGCAGGTGCACCAATGGCTAATGCAGCAACCCAATCCAAACCTCTTCACATCGGTAACGCCTCGCGCCTAGGTCTCGAAGCAGCCCTGCTGGCATCCCGTGGGTTGGAGGCAAGTCCTCTAGTCCTGGATGCAGTACCCGGGGTCGCCGGATTCAGTGCATTCTATGAAGACTATGCACCGAACCCCATCGCTTCCCTGGAGGAGCATGAGCACAGCTTCCTCATAGAGACGCAGGACATCGCGTTCAAGCGCTTTCCTGCACACCTCGGCATGCACTGGATCGCCGATGCCGCCGCCATCGTGCACAAGACCCTGGTTGGCCTGAAAGGAGGCAGCATATCTCCAAACCTAGTGCAGGATATCCTGCTTCGAGTGCCGCTGTCCAAGTACATCAACCGTCCATTCCCGGAGACGGAGCACCAGGCGCGCCACTCCTTCCAGTTCAACGCCTGCACCGCTCTGCTGGATGGAGAAGTCTCGGTGCAGTCCTTCCATCCAGAGGCCCTCCAGCGGCCCGAGCTCCTCGGACTGCTCTCCCGCGTCCGTGTGGAGCACCCCCACGACAACCCCGCCAATTTCAACATCATGTATGGTGAGGTGGAGGTCACCTTGGCAAGTGGAGACATCCTGCGAGGGCGCTGTGACACCTTCTATGGTCACTGGAGGAACCCACTTAGCCAGGAAAGCCTTCAGAAGAAGTTCCGCAGCAACGCAGGTGCAGTTCTGTCCAACGAGAGGGTGGAGAGGCTGATCGAAGCGGTCGAAGGCCTGGACCGTTTAGATGACTGTAAACCACTGCTGGCTCAGCTGCAGTAA
- the si:ch211-153b23.3 gene encoding uncharacterized protein si:ch211-153b23.3: MASASGFPASFYGEPGVLGLLANGISAFLVLLQNFHGARTGVPAEGVENILAGVHLILIGGVCQLVAGLLSFRKYDHLSGTSFVGYAALWASYGATRIFLGANQQSTNLFNESTMINSTFQDLLTNNSINKTDLFIKESAIAGLVPYILLSFLLAFCSATVNYIMPFVFGAITLTLIFEAVGLVAWWGLVVSGVLELLILLFAIYGSSALLIKGLAQRYVLKGFGNPLFNVLLLGTTNGSSSQSLGQEKKKNTKYAEPMALGFFCDTVSPFIFAFYAFNYFPSVSVAAIWITINSAAQLLSSYYAYMRQDGYHATKFGLHCVFWLVKTWEEHVVSITISRAAAGEVRHAMVGNWFFVSAALVLCIASLNKDSLELVHNSFFVLVTISTISQIPIEKYYIFFGVTCSIFTLLSYYGTFARLINTIAEKALIPVGPQPVSTESLQKYLSFLKRSKQHEPEDKGAQLPDALFYLCNGVAALSAIHSSQLSQTFFDLTVPWVLIPGAIIQAYVSRLQVQGGQRFGSVVPSFYVAIWATWSWFRFAGHRLQISTEPASGFAAGSIAFLVINAFLILVAAYSNLVLLALTTIMEVIIVCFLLSTLGRLPYQLEVAMLAIFAIICLYGMLASLVNSIFSKTLIPVGPSLIKDNKKKESETTYPCFVTNSRETSGLLKIAKLLENNGVCGIPTDTVYALAASCKNPSAIEKIYSIKDRPAEKPICICISSVEQLVATKPPFSPLLWEFMRNVYPGGISCIVPKGDWLLKLGVGPAYDRVGTRDSIMIRVPDHSATAHLCEFTGPLAITSANPSGEADSTHHDMVINRLGHKIDGVLCDGESNEVVASTVVNCLNIDEGTISILREGCVPALKVRQIFERVKSNML; this comes from the exons ATGGCATCAGCAAGTGGCTTTCCCGCAAGTTTTTATGGAGAGCCAGGTGTGCTTGGGCTCCTGGCCAATGGCATCAGTGCATTCCTTGTCCTACTGCAAAACTTCCATGGGGCCAGGACTGGTGTTCCTGCAGAGGGAGTGGAAAACATATTAGCAG GCGTTCATCTCATTCTAATTGGTGGAGTGTGTCAACTTGTGGCAGGCTTGCTGTCTTTTCGAAAATATGACCATCTGAGTGGGACGTCATTTGTAGGATATGCAGCACTATGGGCAAGCTATGGGGCGACAAGAATTTTCCTAGGTGCCAACCAACAAAGTACAAACCTATTCAACGAATCCACAATGATAAACAGTACATTTCAAGATCTGCTCACAAACAATAGCATCAATAAAACAGACTTGTTCATCAAGGAGTCTGCCATAGCTGGGCTGGTGCCTTATATACTGCTTTCCTTTTTACTGGCCTTCTGTTCAGCAACTGTAAACTACATCATGCCCTTTGTGTTTGGGGCCATCACCCTCACGCTGATATTTGAGGCTGTGGGTCTGGTAGCATGGTGGGGTTTGGTGGTCTCTGGGGTTCTGGAGCTCCTAATCCTGCTATTTGCCATATATGGCTCATCAGCACTGCTAATCAAGGGACTGGCCCAACGCTATGTGCTAAAGGGTTTTGGGAACCCTCTCTTCAATGTGTTGCTCCTAGGAACCACCAACGGCAGTAGCTCCCAAAGCTTGGGCcaagagaagaagaagaacacaAAATATGCTGAACCTATGGCCTTGGGATTCTTCTGCGACACAGTCTCACCATTTATCTTTGCTTTCTATGCCTTTAACTACTTCCCATCGGTCTCAGTAGCTGCCATCTGGATAACCATCAATTCTGCTGCTCAGCTTCTATCTAGCTATTATGCATACATGCGTCAAGACGGCTACCATGCAACCAAGTTTGGCCTGCACTGCGTGTTTTGGTTGGTGAAGACTTGGGAAGAGCATGTGGTGTCTATAACCATCAGCCGGGCTGCAGCTGGTGAAGTAAGGCACGCCATGGTTGGCAACTGGTTCTTCGTGTCTGCCGCCTTGGTGCTCTGCATTGCAAGTCTAAACAAAGACAGTCTTGAGCTAGTTCACAACTCATTTTTTGTCCTGGTGACCATATCAACCATCTCCCAGATTCCCATTGAGAAGTACTACATCTTTTTTGGAGTGACCTGCTCCATCTTTACTCTCCTGTCCTACTATGGCACCTTTGCTCGCCTCATCAACACCATTGCTGAGAAGGCCTTGATCCCGGTTGGACCCCAGCCTGTTTCCACCGAATCCCTGCAGAAATATCTCAGTTTCCTCAAGAGATCCAAACAGCATGAGCCTGAAGATAAAGGTGCACAGCTCCCTGATGCTTTGTTCTATCTTTGCAATGGAGTGGCTGCACTCTCAGCCATTCACAGCAGTCAACTCAGCCAAACGTTTTTCGACCTAACTGTTCCTTGGGTGCTAATCCCAGGAGCCATCATCCAGGCCTACGTCAGTCGACTACAGGTACAGGGTGGCCAGAGATTCGGTTCTGTTGTTCCCTCCTTTTATGTGGCTATTTGGGCAACTTGGAGCTGGTTTAGGTTTGCAG GACACCGTTTGCAAATATCCACAGAGCCAGCGAGTGGATTTGCAGCTGGGTCAATAGCATTCCTGGTCATCAATGCTTTCTTGATTCTAGTTG CGGCCTACAGCAATCTTGTTCTTTTGGCATTGACCACAATCATGGAGGTCATCATAGTTTGTTTTCTCCTCTCTACTCTTGGAAGACTGCCCTATCAGCTAGAAG TTGCCATGCTAGCAATTTTTGCCATCATATGTTTGTATGGCATGCTAGCATCCCTTGTGAACAGTATCTTCTCTAAGACCCTAATACCAGTTGGACCTTCCCTTATCAAG GACAATAAAAAGAAGGAATCTGAAACCACATATCCATGTTTTGTTACAAACTCTCGAGAAACCAGTGGACTCCTCAAGATTGCCAAATTGCTTGAAAACAATGGAGTGTGTGGCATCCCTACAGATACTGTCTACGCCTTGGCTGCTTCATGCAAGAACCCCAGTGCTATCGAGAAGATCTACTCTATCAAA GATCGTCCTGCAGAGAAGCCAATTTGCATCTGCATCTCAAGTGTGGAACAGCTTGTGGCCACCAAACCTCCTTTCAGTCCTCTCCTATGGGAGTTCATGAGAAACGTCTACCCCGGAGGCATCAGTTGCATTGTCCCCAAGGGCGATTGGCTCCTCAAACTAG GTGTGGGTCCTGCATATGACCGTGTGGGGACCAGAGATAGCATTATGATTAGAGTACCTGACCACTCTGCCACTGCTCACCTGTGTGAATTCACTGGCCCATTGGCCATTACTTCAGCCAATCCCAGTGGAGAAGCTGACAGTACCCATCACGACATGGTCATCAA CCGTCTTGGTCACAAGATCGATGGAGTCCTGTGTGATGGTGAATCCAATGAGGTGGTGGCATCGACCGTAGTGAACTGTCTCAATATTGATGAAG GAACTATCAGCATTCTTCGTGAAGGTTGTGTGCCTGCATTGAAAGTCAGGCAGATTTTTGAACGAGTAAAAAGCAACATGTTGTAG